A part of Paenibacillus donghaensis genomic DNA contains:
- a CDS encoding TerD family protein has translation MTISLSKGQRIDLTKTNPGLTKVMVGLGWDTNKYSGGQDFDLDASAFLLYEDGKAKGADDFVFYNNPNGGAGSVVHTGDNRTGEGDGDDEQIEVDFSKVPAHIQRIGITVTIYDYESRAQNFGQVSNAFVRVVDASSNREVLRFDLGEDFSTETAVVFCEFYRHGADWKFQAIGSGFAGGLSALTKNYGLDAQ, from the coding sequence GTGACGATTAGTCTTTCCAAAGGACAGCGGATTGATTTGACCAAGACAAATCCTGGTCTGACAAAAGTAATGGTAGGATTAGGTTGGGATACCAACAAATACAGCGGAGGTCAAGATTTCGACCTCGATGCTTCGGCATTCCTGCTGTATGAGGACGGCAAGGCCAAAGGGGCCGACGACTTCGTGTTCTACAATAACCCTAACGGCGGAGCTGGTTCCGTTGTTCACACCGGCGATAACCGTACAGGTGAAGGCGACGGGGATGATGAGCAGATTGAAGTTGATTTCAGCAAGGTTCCTGCCCATATCCAGCGTATCGGCATCACCGTAACGATCTATGATTATGAATCCCGCGCACAGAACTTTGGACAAGTCTCCAATGCGTTTGTTCGTGTGGTGGATGCTTCCAGCAACCGGGAAGTGCTGCGCTTTGATCTTGGCGAAGATTTCTCCACAGAAACAGCTGTAGTCTTCTGTGAGTTCTACCGTCATGGTGCGGATTGGAAGTTCCAGGCGATCGGCAGCGGGTTCGCAGGCGGCCTAAGCGCTCTGACCAAGAATTATGGACTGGACGCGCAATAA
- a CDS encoding TerD family protein, with the protein MAVEVVKGQKADLTKGNPGLSELVIEIAWQSPAALEIDTSAFLLGEGGKVGRDEDLIFYNNPTAPYIRYKDVPGASGLKRFEVELAAIPAGIAKIAFTLTIYDGEKRGQSFGQVNEANFRILNQKTGSELLRCNLGNQFSVETAVVVGELYRYGAEWKFSAVAAGFAGGLNELCRNFGIEVEDTPAPPVPSVPPAPPVPSAPPPVLKPRPPVPPAPSPPAAPPAPPAPSLGANLNLQKIELKKKGDSINLKKSAGGLGELLINLNWNQKQGGGLFSRKSGVDLDLACLFELKDGSKGVVQALGNAFGSMNQPPYMMLDGDDRTGSVTTGENLRINGAKVANIERILIFAFIYKGVTNWSEADGVVTIKQSGGPDIIVNMDEHNNRKGMCAIALFRNVNNETFSIERLVQYYSGHREMDQAYNWGLRWVAGNK; encoded by the coding sequence ATGGCTGTTGAAGTAGTTAAAGGACAAAAAGCTGATCTTACCAAGGGCAACCCCGGGCTAAGCGAGCTGGTCATAGAGATTGCCTGGCAATCACCGGCCGCGCTGGAGATTGATACCTCGGCATTTCTGCTGGGGGAAGGCGGCAAAGTCGGCAGGGATGAGGATCTGATATTCTATAATAATCCTACGGCGCCTTATATTCGGTATAAGGATGTTCCCGGGGCCAGCGGACTCAAGAGATTCGAAGTTGAACTGGCTGCCATCCCGGCAGGCATTGCGAAGATTGCTTTCACGCTCACTATATATGACGGCGAGAAGCGTGGCCAGAGCTTCGGGCAGGTGAATGAAGCGAATTTCCGCATCCTCAATCAGAAGACAGGCTCGGAGCTGCTGCGCTGTAATCTTGGAAATCAATTCTCGGTTGAAACCGCCGTTGTGGTTGGAGAATTATATAGATATGGTGCCGAATGGAAGTTTAGTGCGGTGGCTGCAGGCTTCGCGGGCGGACTTAACGAGCTGTGCAGGAATTTCGGGATAGAGGTAGAGGATACCCCGGCTCCGCCGGTTCCCTCAGTTCCCCCAGCTCCACCTGTGCCGTCGGCTCCGCCGCCGGTACTGAAGCCACGGCCGCCAGTTCCTCCTGCGCCGAGCCCGCCCGCCGCTCCCCCGGCACCTCCTGCTCCTTCTCTGGGTGCGAATCTGAACCTGCAGAAGATCGAGCTGAAGAAAAAGGGCGATTCGATTAATCTCAAGAAATCCGCCGGGGGTCTCGGTGAACTGCTGATCAACCTGAACTGGAATCAGAAGCAGGGCGGAGGATTATTCAGCCGCAAGAGTGGCGTAGATTTGGACCTGGCCTGCCTGTTCGAGCTTAAGGATGGCAGCAAAGGGGTCGTTCAGGCGCTGGGCAACGCTTTTGGCTCGATGAATCAACCGCCCTATATGATGCTTGATGGCGACGATCGTACCGGATCGGTGACTACTGGTGAGAACCTGCGGATCAACGGGGCTAAGGTAGCCAATATCGAACGTATTTTGATCTTTGCTTTTATTTATAAGGGAGTCACCAACTGGTCTGAAGCGGATGGTGTAGTCACAATTAAGCAGAGCGGCGGACCGGACATTATTGTCAATATGGACGAGCATAACAACCGCAAGGGCATGTGTGCGATTGCGCTGTTCCGTAACGTGAATAACGAAACCTTTAGTATAGAACGGCTTGTGCAATATTACAGCGGACATCGAGAGATGGACCAGGCCTACAATTGGGGCCTGCGCTGGGTAGCGGGCAATAAATAA
- a CDS encoding TerC family protein, whose amino-acid sequence MDWFADLFRSISENYGHFFSWSDVVGTLSDPVSWGIIGSLILLEGLLSADNALVLAVMVRHLPKEQQKKALFYGILGAYIFRFLAIGLGTFLIKFTLVKVLGALYLFYIAYKGLFKGSAEEQRENKGTSFWKTVLLVELMDIAFSIDSVIAAFGLSDQVWVLFLGGILGVLMMRGVAQVFLKLIDRFPELEQAAFLLIAIIAGKMLAGAFGFELSHAIFFTILIAVFVGTILYSSARKKKEANRKA is encoded by the coding sequence ATGGATTGGTTCGCTGATTTATTTAGGAGTATTAGCGAGAATTATGGGCATTTTTTCTCATGGAGTGATGTGGTTGGAACACTCTCTGACCCCGTCAGCTGGGGCATTATCGGAAGTCTGATTCTGCTGGAAGGGCTGCTGTCTGCGGATAACGCACTGGTGCTTGCCGTTATGGTTCGGCATCTGCCGAAGGAGCAGCAGAAAAAAGCGCTTTTCTACGGAATCCTCGGGGCTTATATCTTCAGATTCCTGGCGATTGGTCTCGGAACGTTCCTGATAAAGTTTACGCTGGTTAAGGTTCTCGGGGCACTTTATCTCTTTTATATCGCTTACAAAGGACTTTTCAAGGGTAGTGCCGAAGAACAGAGGGAGAACAAGGGAACCTCTTTTTGGAAAACTGTACTCCTTGTTGAATTAATGGATATTGCATTCAGTATTGACAGCGTAATTGCCGCGTTCGGACTCAGTGACCAGGTGTGGGTATTGTTCCTGGGCGGGATTCTCGGCGTGCTGATGATGCGCGGAGTGGCTCAGGTCTTCCTGAAGCTGATTGACCGTTTCCCTGAGCTGGAGCAGGCAGCCTTTCTGCTGATTGCTATTATTGCCGGCAAGATGCTTGCAGGCGCCTTCGGATTTGAATTATCCCATGCTATTTTCTTCACGATTCTTATTGCTGTGTTCGTGGGGACCATTCTATACAGCTCTGCACGCAAGAAGAAAGAAGCCAACCGTAAAGCCTAA
- a CDS encoding HpcH/HpaI aldolase/citrate lyase family protein: MRYFDYLTKEQETSLFHAPPISFDHTIGKDLLAYAVGAALYMPATRPTVAEDILKLKSSGLMTVIIDLEDAIGDNEVEQGEHSLIRHLSYLAAYADTRADGEQSLPLLFVRVRNPDQLRQLVFQLGSLITLLTGFVFPKFSVDNGVEYFEIVADYNSSRSYDAPVLYGMPILESAPIIYRESRMDTLLAIRSLLSNYREYVLNVRIGATDFSSLFGLRRSPDISIYDLTPIRDCMSDIINVFGRVEEGYVISGPVWEYFANKGHRVLRPQLRETPFEDTYGKNGRNLRNRYISSSMDGLIHEVILDKENGIVGKTIIHPSHLRPVQAMYTVMHEEYVDALSIVESNNGNRGVFKSEYYNKMNEIKPHLNWAKRILLRSQIYGVLHEQQHFVGLLPENEYTHV, translated from the coding sequence TTGAGATACTTTGATTATCTGACGAAAGAACAAGAAACGTCCTTATTCCACGCTCCGCCGATATCCTTTGACCATACCATTGGCAAGGATTTACTGGCTTATGCCGTCGGCGCTGCCCTCTATATGCCGGCTACCCGCCCTACAGTTGCAGAAGATATCCTGAAGCTGAAGAGCTCAGGACTAATGACTGTCATCATTGATTTGGAGGATGCGATTGGAGACAATGAGGTCGAACAAGGCGAGCATTCCCTTATCCGCCATCTGTCTTACCTGGCCGCTTATGCAGACACTCGGGCTGATGGTGAGCAGAGCCTGCCGCTCCTATTCGTTCGTGTCCGCAATCCAGACCAGCTGCGGCAGCTGGTGTTTCAACTCGGTTCGTTAATTACCTTGCTGACCGGGTTCGTATTCCCTAAATTCTCGGTAGACAACGGTGTGGAGTATTTTGAGATAGTTGCCGATTATAACAGCTCGCGCAGCTATGATGCACCTGTGCTGTACGGCATGCCGATTCTGGAGAGCGCACCGATTATCTACCGGGAGAGCCGGATGGACACCTTGCTTGCCATCCGCAGCCTGCTGAGCAATTACCGTGAATATGTGCTGAATGTCAGAATTGGGGCTACGGATTTCTCCAGCCTGTTCGGACTGCGCCGCAGCCCGGATATCAGCATCTATGACCTGACCCCGATCCGCGACTGCATGTCCGATATCATCAATGTATTCGGGCGGGTGGAGGAGGGGTATGTTATCTCCGGTCCGGTCTGGGAATACTTTGCGAATAAAGGCCATCGGGTGCTCCGGCCACAGCTGCGGGAGACTCCCTTTGAGGATACGTATGGTAAGAACGGCCGCAATCTGCGCAACCGTTATATTTCCAGCAGCATGGATGGGTTGATCCATGAGGTTATCCTGGATAAAGAGAACGGAATCGTAGGTAAAACCATTATCCATCCCTCGCATTTAAGACCTGTACAGGCGATGTATACCGTGATGCATGAGGAATATGTCGACGCGTTAAGCATCGTAGAGAGCAATAACGGCAACCGAGGGGTATTCAAGAGCGAATATTACAACAAGATGAATGAAATCAAGCCGCATTTGAACTGGGCGAAACGTATTCTTTTACGATCTCAAATATACGGGGTGTTACATGAACAACAGCATTTTGTCGGATTATTACCCGAGAACGAATATACACACGTATAA
- a CDS encoding phosphoribosyltransferase family protein, with protein MAARINIKRSFLFVSKVLGKHIPVNPYTPLLSGAALGLLLYRELNAGAADAELLEPLMAQAVHGLLHPEAAQEAYQALAAAQLVLPEPVLFIGFAETATALGHSMYNIFAGNAAYIHTTREDIPELESVISFEEEHSHAVDHLCYALKPELLSGKEPVILVDDEITTGNTAINTIRDIHSKFPREEYVVASILDWRSGSNLDTYSQLEQELGIRIRSLCLLQGSIEVKGTPDLGSGGYTEPAAPAAEAPLITTYVQDGLERLKVCSKDSTGERNLAPYLKYSGRFGLVCQDNGELDRGVSSVAAQLSALREGAKALVMGVGEFMYLPMRIAAEMGAGVSYQSSTRSPIHPDRREDYGVHSAEPHPSAGDPGIMNYIYNIDPGQYDDIFVLIEREVPAGRIQPLTAILQRLARHKVHLIVLTPNLMEGGPAHEQA; from the coding sequence ATGGCTGCCCGGATTAATATCAAACGTTCGTTCCTGTTTGTGAGCAAAGTGCTGGGCAAACATATTCCGGTTAATCCGTATACCCCGCTGCTCAGCGGAGCGGCGCTGGGTCTGCTGCTCTACCGGGAGCTGAATGCCGGTGCAGCGGATGCGGAGCTGCTGGAGCCGCTGATGGCCCAGGCAGTTCATGGACTGCTTCATCCCGAAGCCGCCCAAGAAGCGTATCAGGCATTGGCCGCCGCGCAGCTGGTGCTGCCAGAGCCGGTGCTTTTTATCGGCTTTGCTGAGACGGCAACGGCTTTGGGGCACAGTATGTACAACATTTTTGCCGGGAATGCAGCATATATTCATACTACCCGTGAGGATATTCCTGAACTGGAGTCGGTGATCAGCTTCGAGGAGGAGCACTCCCATGCAGTGGATCATCTCTGCTATGCGCTGAAGCCAGAGCTGTTGTCCGGCAAGGAGCCGGTCATTCTGGTGGATGACGAGATTACTACCGGCAACACAGCGATCAATACAATCCGTGACATCCACTCCAAATTCCCGCGTGAGGAATATGTAGTAGCTTCTATTCTGGACTGGCGCAGTGGCAGCAACCTGGATACCTACAGCCAGCTGGAGCAGGAGCTGGGCATCCGTATCCGTTCTTTATGCCTGCTGCAGGGCAGTATTGAAGTGAAAGGAACGCCTGATTTGGGGAGCGGCGGTTATACTGAACCGGCTGCGCCTGCAGCGGAAGCCCCTCTAATCACTACCTATGTTCAAGATGGTCTGGAGCGCCTTAAGGTGTGCTCCAAGGACTCCACCGGAGAGCGCAATCTTGCTCCTTATCTGAAGTACAGCGGACGTTTCGGATTGGTTTGTCAGGACAATGGCGAATTGGACCGGGGCGTATCCAGCGTTGCGGCTCAGCTGAGTGCACTGCGCGAGGGAGCGAAGGCGCTGGTTATGGGCGTAGGCGAGTTTATGTATCTGCCGATGCGGATCGCTGCTGAGATGGGGGCAGGGGTGTCTTATCAATCCTCCACCCGCAGCCCGATTCATCCGGACCGCCGCGAGGATTATGGCGTTCACAGTGCTGAGCCGCATCCGTCAGCCGGTGATCCGGGGATTATGAATTACATCTACAACATCGACCCGGGCCAGTATGATGATATATTCGTGCTGATTGAACGCGAAGTGCCGGCCGGCCGGATTC